A stretch of Desulfurivibrio alkaliphilus AHT 2 DNA encodes these proteins:
- a CDS encoding adenylyl-sulfate kinase — MDNTNTIAFRGAVNRAKRELLLGQKSVVLWFTGLSCSGKSTIAHLVEEKLHESGRLTYVFDGDNVRQGLCRDLSVSPEGRAENLRRISEMVRLFLDAGEVPQNPDLLLRTDQETIETCA; from the coding sequence ATGGATAATACCAACACCATTGCCTTTCGCGGGGCGGTTAATCGCGCCAAAAGGGAACTTTTGCTGGGGCAGAAAAGTGTTGTGTTGTGGTTTACCGGGCTTTCCTGTTCCGGCAAATCCACCATTGCCCACTTGGTGGAAGAGAAGCTGCATGAAAGCGGCAGGCTTACCTATGTTTTTGATGGCGACAACGTGCGCCAGGGGCTTTGTCGCGATCTGAGCGTTTCCCCCGAGGGTCGGGCGGAGAACCTTAGGCGCATTTCCGAGATGGTACGCCTGTTTCTCGACGCCGGTGAGGTGCCGCAAAACCCGGACCTGCTTTTACGGACGGACCAGGAGACTATCGAGACCTGTGCGTAA
- a CDS encoding class I SAM-dependent methyltransferase: MDQTAESKEARIYLENGYKEVNGWLGANIPKALDCCVTIMKQHDHKWEHSLEIGVHEGKFFIPIERVTPDDKEAVAIDVFDIQMFNIDKSGLGNLQRFMANISKYCRLPGRVVVEKEDSFNMRMTHLNDRNYSLISVDGGHTVQHVMFDMEFAAERLQPGGIIILDDFPNNSWLGVLEGITLYFHRQSARVAPFAVGYNKLFITTVSYQKIYFEEIRKNIQNFGLDEGRITQFCGWPIQALAQRHFRPI; this comes from the coding sequence ATGGATCAAACTGCAGAATCCAAAGAAGCAAGAATTTATCTGGAAAACGGTTACAAGGAGGTGAACGGCTGGCTTGGTGCCAACATCCCGAAAGCGTTGGACTGTTGCGTCACTATCATGAAACAGCATGATCACAAGTGGGAGCATTCTCTGGAAATCGGTGTGCATGAAGGCAAATTCTTCATCCCCATTGAAAGAGTAACACCCGATGACAAGGAAGCCGTAGCAATAGATGTGTTCGATATACAAATGTTCAATATCGACAAGTCGGGCCTTGGGAACCTGCAGCGCTTCATGGCCAACATTTCTAAATACTGCCGCCTGCCGGGCAGAGTGGTCGTAGAGAAGGAAGACTCCTTCAACATGCGAATGACGCATCTCAATGACCGCAACTACTCGCTTATTTCTGTGGATGGCGGTCATACCGTTCAGCATGTGATGTTCGATATGGAATTTGCTGCAGAACGTCTGCAGCCGGGTGGCATCATTATCCTGGACGATTTCCCTAATAACTCATGGCTGGGAGTCCTTGAGGGTATCACCCTGTATTTCCATCGCCAGAGTGCCAGAGTTGCCCCGTTTGCTGTTGGCTACAACAAGCTATTTATCACTACGGTGAGTTACCAGAAAATCTATTTCGAGGAAATTCGCAAAAACATTCAGAATTTCGGACTAGATGAAGGCAGAATCACGCAATTCTGCGGCTGGCCGATTCAGGCGCTTGCCCAAAGGCATTTCAGGCCCATTTAG
- a CDS encoding IS4 family transposase, which translates to MQNITGSQEQQAVRQLNSKVDQFFDNFSLGTLLNRAGIRKLRGASPVRLLKSIFMLAFNQENFFRGIVEREQGFGKDAAYDLLQGANYNWRRLLLQLAAKIATVFSLLTEEPKRKVLIIDDSTYERPHARKVELLARVRDNCRKRFTRGFKLLTMAWSDGYNTLPVDFALLSSREPEKRLWGEKRRLDRRCCAARRRQEAVTKSTDLLDGMIKRIMASGIDFGYILMDSWFAFPSIIRKLHRHRPVICMLKDMPNIRFRHQGVSRRVGEIYRNLHKRPGRAKILASTTVELTCGLPAKIVFVRHRSTKNWLALLSTDLELGEEEIVQTYGKRWDIEVMFKVVKHYLNLEKEVQMRNFDGLIAHATIVMIRYCFLSFQQRMDNDERALGSLFYACAEEMQDITLLEALQRIMTLALDKIRQLGELTEDAVRRIINVLMDTACHMLLSPAGNGRNKNILTAS; encoded by the coding sequence ATGCAAAATATCACGGGCAGCCAAGAACAGCAAGCAGTAAGGCAACTGAACAGCAAAGTCGATCAGTTCTTTGACAACTTCTCCCTCGGCACCCTGCTCAACCGGGCGGGTATCCGTAAGCTGCGGGGCGCTTCGCCGGTTCGGCTGCTGAAGTCCATCTTCATGCTGGCCTTCAACCAGGAGAACTTCTTTCGCGGAATCGTGGAACGGGAGCAGGGCTTTGGCAAGGACGCCGCCTATGACCTCCTGCAGGGGGCCAACTACAACTGGCGCCGGCTGCTGCTGCAACTGGCGGCCAAAATCGCCACCGTTTTCTCCCTGCTGACCGAGGAGCCAAAACGGAAGGTGCTGATCATCGACGACAGCACCTACGAACGGCCCCATGCCCGCAAGGTGGAGTTGCTGGCCAGGGTGCGTGACAACTGCCGTAAACGGTTTACCAGGGGCTTCAAGCTGCTGACCATGGCCTGGTCGGATGGTTACAACACCTTGCCGGTGGACTTTGCCTTGCTTTCTTCGCGTGAACCGGAGAAACGTTTGTGGGGTGAGAAAAGACGACTTGACCGGCGTTGTTGCGCTGCCCGGCGCCGGCAAGAGGCGGTGACCAAGTCCACCGATCTGCTGGATGGTATGATCAAGCGGATCATGGCAAGCGGCATCGACTTCGGTTACATCCTGATGGACAGTTGGTTCGCCTTTCCCTCGATCATCAGGAAACTGCACCGGCATAGGCCAGTGATCTGCATGCTGAAGGACATGCCCAATATCCGTTTCCGGCATCAGGGTGTTTCCCGGCGAGTGGGGGAAATCTACCGGAACCTGCACAAACGACCGGGGCGGGCCAAAATCCTGGCCAGCACCACGGTGGAGCTGACATGTGGCTTGCCGGCCAAAATTGTCTTCGTCCGGCATCGCAGCACCAAAAACTGGCTGGCCCTGTTGTCCACCGATCTGGAACTCGGCGAGGAGGAGATCGTTCAGACCTACGGTAAACGGTGGGATATCGAGGTGATGTTCAAAGTGGTCAAGCACTACCTCAACCTGGAAAAGGAGGTGCAGATGCGGAATTTCGACGGACTGATCGCCCATGCCACCATAGTCATGATCCGTTACTGCTTCCTCTCCTTCCAGCAGCGGATGGACAACGATGAGCGGGCTTTGGGCTCCCTCTTCTACGCCTGTGCCGAGGAGATGCAGGACATCACCCTGCTCGAAGCGCTCCAGCGCATCATGACCCTGGCCCTGGACAAAATACGGCAACTCGGTGAGCTCACCGAAGATGCCGTGCGAAGAATCATCAATGTATTGATGGATACAGCTTGTCATATGTTGTTATCCCCAGCGGGAAATGGCAGAAATAAAAACATTTTAACGGCCAGTTAG
- a CDS encoding heparinase II/III domain-containing protein, with protein sequence MNTPFFVQSASNANVYLRAPELEVVAKPALWQEYRVHSKVFVRGNFPLTLLQVPFQWDMDPASDPTWKLYFHSLYFLGTVYHGLTTEDHAPEFFQAQVDRLREMVLSYFDFLEQPQTADSPDVWDDHAASYRSSYLSLVYASFLEPLLDAVERDRYLRVMQMHAEKIIAFMDSGKWLLSNHTIFQIEGLLDIALNFFRETLIGESYINKARRTFLEHVDASVTLKDGTSKEHACFYHVFWMERVRNHYDFLNANGIEIDMDMVGLLKKMNRFLWLVMPRKGLVPPIGDTKYNMFVNEKYYRAFMEDPYLDDETAFLIGQSQERGNLQYLTDFRRDGYFVFRDLDENDTGLLSIFLAKDKVGPHGHIDGGSFVTFLGGTPFFTDSGGPFKYRNPLRYHYFQTQLAHNTLIFSHPCKYQNTVGQILQGPGFGIVVTELSDLRKK encoded by the coding sequence GTGAATACTCCTTTTTTTGTCCAGAGTGCCAGTAATGCCAATGTCTACCTGCGGGCCCCTGAACTGGAAGTTGTGGCAAAGCCTGCCCTTTGGCAGGAATACCGTGTCCACAGTAAGGTCTTCGTGCGTGGCAACTTTCCCTTGACTCTTCTACAGGTGCCTTTTCAATGGGATATGGATCCCGCCAGTGATCCTACCTGGAAGCTGTATTTCCACAGTTTGTATTTTCTGGGTACTGTCTATCATGGCCTGACGACCGAGGATCATGCACCTGAGTTTTTCCAGGCTCAGGTGGATAGGCTCAGGGAAATGGTACTCAGTTATTTCGATTTTCTGGAACAGCCACAAACCGCCGATTCACCCGATGTCTGGGATGACCATGCTGCGTCCTACCGTTCGTCCTATCTCAGCCTTGTATATGCAAGTTTTCTGGAACCTTTGCTGGACGCTGTAGAGCGTGACCGTTACTTGCGCGTGATGCAGATGCACGCAGAAAAAATTATTGCCTTTATGGATTCAGGTAAATGGTTGCTCAGCAATCATACCATCTTCCAGATTGAGGGTTTGCTTGATATTGCGCTTAATTTTTTCAGGGAAACTCTAATAGGGGAAAGTTACATCAACAAGGCCCGCCGGACTTTTCTGGAGCACGTTGATGCATCTGTTACGCTTAAGGATGGCACCAGCAAGGAACACGCTTGCTTTTACCATGTATTCTGGATGGAACGTGTGAGAAACCATTACGACTTTCTCAATGCCAACGGTATAGAGATCGATATGGACATGGTGGGCCTGCTGAAGAAGATGAATCGTTTTCTTTGGCTGGTCATGCCCCGAAAGGGGCTCGTGCCTCCGATTGGCGACACGAAATACAACATGTTTGTCAATGAAAAATATTACCGTGCCTTCATGGAGGATCCTTATCTGGATGATGAAACCGCATTCCTGATCGGACAGAGCCAGGAAAGGGGAAATCTGCAGTACCTTACTGACTTCAGGAGGGATGGCTACTTTGTATTCCGGGACCTAGATGAGAACGACACTGGGTTGCTTTCCATATTCCTAGCCAAAGACAAGGTTGGGCCACATGGTCATATTGATGGCGGGTCATTCGTGACCTTTCTGGGCGGCACTCCCTTTTTTACCGACAGCGGTGGCCCGTTCAAATACCGCAATCCTCTCAGGTATCATTACTTCCAGACCCAGTTGGCCCACAATACTCTGATCTTTTCGCATCCGTGTAAATACCAGAATACGGTGGGTCAAATACTTCAGGGCCCTGGGTTCGGTATTGTAGTAACTGAACTTTCGGACTTGAGAAAAAAATAA
- a CDS encoding glycosyltransferase, whose product MSLKEGNNFFKATDFPVVRKPRTCFSLANSHFSNKEYWKAINMYRKAVQEGGASDLYWQNLVLALNKAGNHSEAHRELYKALSHRPESKILNSLLLYYNKNHIENWVGPKLSIIVPVYNSGQYLEQCLSSILNQTFGDFELIVVNDGSTDNSGAIIQCLYEQDPRIKVIVNHKPSGNPGTPRNQAIEEAKGAYIGFVDSDDWVDSGFFGALMKKALSNYSDIVFSGGFKNHLPTGIVEERKYTNNGFNDPKSERYKYHDSFMIWDKVYSSKLLKAALIQLGETKAAVDVPFIFKAYYYAQRIDFDNDLIAYHYRRESESSVTNLHRKNSNCDFEFSAYAAVQEWILENAVPTSYKRLVDIKMVSSFLYTLKIISKEHFSGLFARVKEQLRLVDEELVKEFCVRQNKWWLYKEFLEVRSKEEEEVLRFFEAKKDLERKKQLDRRLERKFYIPGKKNGIMFFPAWISNNPYQKLFYGAVAERFGVRVAGFAREALCKELLEREREKFEYIHLHWLHAFIDAERADGADQLLEHLSYAKSLGYGIIYTAHNIISHDTKFYKTELMLRKKIMEHVDIALAHGVMAKEKLITELGIPPQMIVIVPHGTYEGYYANTVSRADAREALGINSDSFVFLFFGNIRGYKGVEPLLKEYKKVAKGHLNTTLLIAGRVMDSNAADALEREAQSANIIFKPGFIEEDDVQYYFNAADVCVLPYRRIVTSGAAMLSITFSCPVIAPKDGILPEIIGDDVGMLFDDYGHMGECMSKMVESMTAFLYPGSSKEVYGPYKDRFSWYNVVAGLPL is encoded by the coding sequence ATGAGTCTGAAAGAGGGGAATAACTTTTTTAAAGCCACAGACTTCCCTGTGGTTAGGAAACCAAGAACCTGTTTCTCCTTGGCAAATAGTCATTTTTCGAACAAGGAATATTGGAAAGCGATCAACATGTATAGAAAGGCGGTCCAAGAAGGAGGGGCCTCTGATCTGTACTGGCAAAATCTGGTACTTGCGCTTAACAAAGCTGGCAACCATAGCGAGGCGCATCGGGAGCTATACAAAGCGCTTTCTCATAGACCAGAGAGCAAAATTCTAAACAGCCTTTTGTTGTATTATAATAAGAATCACATTGAAAATTGGGTTGGTCCCAAGTTGAGTATCATCGTTCCCGTCTACAACTCAGGACAATACCTTGAGCAGTGCTTATCAAGCATACTTAATCAAACCTTTGGTGATTTCGAATTGATCGTTGTTAACGATGGCTCAACCGACAACTCTGGCGCAATCATCCAATGTCTTTATGAGCAGGATCCCCGCATAAAAGTTATTGTCAACCATAAGCCAAGCGGCAATCCTGGTACACCGAGGAATCAGGCAATTGAAGAGGCAAAAGGAGCATATATAGGCTTCGTTGACAGTGATGACTGGGTTGATTCCGGCTTCTTCGGAGCTTTGATGAAAAAAGCACTAAGCAACTACTCAGACATAGTCTTCTCAGGAGGCTTCAAAAATCATTTGCCAACTGGGATCGTTGAAGAACGCAAGTATACCAATAACGGCTTTAATGACCCGAAATCGGAAAGGTACAAGTATCATGATAGCTTCATGATTTGGGACAAGGTTTATAGCAGTAAGCTTTTGAAAGCTGCTTTGATTCAGCTAGGGGAAACAAAAGCGGCTGTTGATGTACCTTTTATATTCAAGGCTTACTATTATGCGCAAAGAATCGATTTTGACAATGATCTCATCGCATACCATTACAGAAGAGAGAGCGAGTCATCCGTAACCAACTTGCATCGCAAAAACTCAAACTGTGATTTTGAGTTTAGCGCCTACGCTGCCGTTCAAGAATGGATTCTGGAAAACGCTGTTCCCACAAGCTATAAAAGGCTGGTGGATATCAAGATGGTTAGTTCTTTCTTATATACACTGAAAATAATTTCAAAAGAGCATTTCTCTGGGTTATTTGCCCGCGTCAAAGAACAACTGAGGTTGGTTGACGAAGAACTTGTAAAAGAATTCTGTGTTCGCCAAAATAAATGGTGGCTTTACAAAGAGTTTCTAGAGGTCAGATCCAAGGAAGAAGAGGAGGTTCTTCGATTTTTTGAAGCCAAAAAAGACTTAGAGAGAAAAAAGCAACTGGACAGACGGTTAGAGCGTAAATTTTATATACCAGGTAAAAAAAACGGGATAATGTTCTTTCCGGCATGGATTTCGAATAATCCATACCAAAAACTGTTTTATGGAGCGGTCGCAGAGAGGTTTGGCGTGCGCGTGGCCGGGTTCGCGAGAGAGGCGTTGTGCAAAGAACTACTTGAAAGAGAGCGAGAAAAATTCGAATATATTCATCTGCATTGGCTGCATGCGTTCATTGATGCCGAGCGAGCGGATGGTGCTGATCAGCTCCTTGAGCACCTATCATACGCGAAATCACTCGGATATGGTATTATCTATACCGCCCACAACATCATTTCGCACGACACTAAGTTCTACAAAACCGAGCTCATGCTTCGCAAAAAGATCATGGAGCACGTTGATATCGCACTTGCGCACGGGGTAATGGCGAAGGAAAAGCTTATAACTGAGCTAGGAATTCCGCCCCAAATGATCGTGATAGTGCCACATGGGACCTATGAAGGCTATTATGCCAATACAGTAAGTAGGGCAGATGCCCGGGAGGCGCTGGGAATAAATTCCGATTCATTTGTCTTTTTGTTTTTTGGAAACATCAGAGGTTATAAAGGCGTGGAGCCTCTGCTTAAGGAATACAAAAAGGTTGCGAAGGGCCACCTAAACACGACTTTACTTATCGCGGGCCGAGTTATGGACTCAAACGCTGCCGACGCTCTCGAAAGGGAGGCGCAATCTGCCAATATAATTTTTAAGCCAGGCTTTATTGAAGAAGATGACGTTCAGTACTATTTCAATGCTGCTGACGTCTGCGTCTTACCATATAGACGGATTGTAACGTCAGGAGCGGCAATGCTTAGCATCACGTTCTCATGCCCAGTTATTGCACCCAAAGATGGGATACTACCCGAGATTATTGGCGATGATGTTGGGATGTTGTTCGATGATTATGGGCACATGGGGGAGTGCATGAGCAAGATGGTGGAGTCAATGACTGCTTTTCTTTACCCTGGTTCATCTAAGGAAGTGTATGGCCCCTACAAGGATAGGTTTTCGTGGTACAACGTGGTTGCAGGATTGCCACTGTGA
- a CDS encoding FkbM family methyltransferase — translation MAKASRKRKDKPGKKRGRKKDPGKKTAKAAKAGMQARPAGQSAVVSTTHHSPAEMVPYDETLLERSRTQWQFGDWQSLAQINRDRLQHHPDRAKLALLAAAGHLQCGTTAEAHRFVRLARDWGCGKELISRILIAGVHNSLGRAAAVAGRRDQSLRHFEQSLTTGTPGAEARLLTQARIMQQVEQLQLPELVFHHPLLPKNATGRHSVSTRTDQPHSTTTTPVGQGQAGQSAINPTTGEPSKTKDHKAENAVACSARPQPAITTPDKEKSTNGGHKFSSDANIDDFIEDITPFFYDRHITYLDIGAYIGEVFRKILSTKKVRIREAHLIEPNPESYKQLVEVAKKSGVSSCHTYQVGISNVLSTARFLAAKSMTKRLGVDLEAKEGSGIFEAECKRLDDLSSVFTDGRVNLMKLDVEGEELDVLSSADSLLAKQLVDVIYVEIGLNKDGKQQTYFGDIDAFLQERGYRIFKIYEQKNEWIEDSPLLRRFNAAYMSSKFAAANPYKLTLENYRMRIKLKNWEQ, via the coding sequence TTGGCCAAGGCGAGCAGGAAAAGGAAGGATAAACCCGGCAAGAAGCGGGGCCGGAAGAAGGACCCGGGCAAGAAGACCGCCAAAGCCGCCAAGGCCGGTATGCAAGCCAGGCCGGCCGGACAATCCGCCGTTGTTTCCACCACCCACCACTCCCCCGCCGAAATGGTGCCCTACGACGAAACCCTGCTGGAACGCTCCCGCACCCAGTGGCAGTTCGGCGACTGGCAAAGCCTGGCCCAAATCAACCGCGACCGCCTGCAACACCATCCCGACCGGGCCAAGCTGGCCCTGCTGGCCGCCGCCGGCCACCTGCAATGCGGCACCACCGCCGAAGCCCACCGTTTCGTCCGCCTGGCCCGGGACTGGGGCTGCGGCAAGGAACTGATCAGCCGCATCCTGATCGCCGGGGTCCACAACAGCCTGGGCCGGGCCGCCGCCGTGGCCGGCCGCCGCGACCAGTCCCTGCGCCATTTCGAACAATCACTCACCACCGGCACCCCCGGCGCCGAAGCCCGGTTGCTGACCCAGGCGCGGATCATGCAGCAGGTGGAACAACTGCAACTGCCGGAACTGGTCTTCCACCACCCGCTGCTGCCGAAAAACGCCACCGGCCGCCATTCCGTCAGCACCCGCACCGACCAACCGCATTCCACCACAACCACCCCCGTCGGCCAGGGCCAAGCTGGGCAATCGGCTATCAACCCCACCACCGGTGAGCCAAGCAAAACAAAAGACCACAAGGCCGAAAATGCTGTTGCCTGCTCCGCCCGCCCGCAACCGGCTATAACCACACCTGATAAAGAAAAATCTACGAATGGTGGGCATAAATTCAGTAGTGACGCGAACATCGATGATTTTATTGAAGACATCACGCCGTTTTTCTACGACAGGCATATCACCTATTTGGATATCGGGGCATATATCGGAGAGGTCTTTCGAAAAATTCTATCTACAAAAAAAGTGCGTATACGCGAGGCTCATCTTATAGAACCTAACCCTGAGAGTTATAAACAGTTGGTAGAAGTAGCGAAAAAATCAGGGGTTTCATCTTGCCATACATACCAGGTGGGCATTAGCAATGTTCTGAGTACGGCAAGATTTTTGGCAGCAAAGTCCATGACGAAAAGGTTGGGTGTTGATCTTGAGGCTAAGGAGGGTAGCGGCATTTTTGAGGCAGAATGCAAGCGATTGGATGACCTTTCCAGCGTATTCACCGATGGCCGGGTTAACCTCATGAAGCTTGATGTGGAAGGTGAAGAATTGGATGTACTCAGTAGCGCAGATTCGCTGCTAGCTAAACAGCTAGTTGATGTCATTTATGTTGAAATTGGTTTGAATAAAGATGGCAAGCAACAAACCTATTTTGGCGACATAGATGCATTTTTGCAAGAACGAGGGTATAGAATCTTCAAAATTTATGAGCAGAAAAACGAGTGGATTGAAGATTCCCCGCTGTTACGTCGGTTTAATGCTGCCTATATGAGCAGCAAATTTGCGGCAGCCAACCCTTATAAGCTGACGCTTGAGAATTACAGAATGAGGATTAAGCTGAAGAATTGGGAGCAGTGA
- the brnA gene encoding type II toxin-antitoxin system BrnA family antitoxin, producing the protein MKAKKIVQSSEELDRRFDEGEDIHELIDMPRAKIIRHGKKVRITLDVAESLVNDIDVIREEMGVDRGALIKVWLYERVQQEKQ; encoded by the coding sequence ATGAAGGCTAAGAAAATTGTCCAAAGCAGCGAGGAATTGGATCGGCGTTTCGATGAGGGTGAGGATATCCATGAACTCATCGACATGCCTCGCGCCAAGATCATCCGTCACGGGAAAAAAGTGCGTATCACGCTGGATGTGGCCGAGTCCCTGGTAAACGACATAGATGTCATACGGGAAGAGATGGGAGTGGATCGTGGAGCGCTGATCAAAGTTTGGTTATATGAGAGAGTGCAACAGGAAAAACAGTGA
- a CDS encoding BrnT family toxin codes for MKFEWDAGKSVSNQEKHGIDFETAQRLWRDESRIEIQAPYPVEDRWILLGRLHGKIWAMVYTMRGDSVRIISVRRARKREVELYEG; via the coding sequence ATGAAATTTGAGTGGGATGCTGGCAAGAGCGTGTCGAACCAAGAGAAGCATGGGATCGATTTTGAGACAGCCCAAAGGCTATGGCGGGATGAGTCTCGTATAGAGATACAGGCACCGTACCCAGTGGAAGATCGGTGGATATTGCTCGGGCGGCTTCACGGAAAGATCTGGGCAATGGTTTATACCATGCGCGGCGATTCGGTGCGGATTATTTCCGTTCGCCGAGCGAGAAAGAGAGAGGTCGAGTTGTATGAAGGCTAA
- a CDS encoding winged helix DNA-binding protein produces MKRLVIGIMPQEKIRARMLAIARGEYKPGLGEPKVWFTSMKSLAEVLSDDNRALLKVISELHPDSISALAAATGRKTGNLSRTLKTMSRYGLVEMRREKRRVRPIARATEFRILAA; encoded by the coding sequence ATGAAAAGGCTGGTGATTGGCATAATGCCTCAGGAGAAGATTCGCGCCAGGATGCTGGCCATCGCCCGCGGCGAATATAAGCCGGGACTCGGCGAGCCCAAGGTATGGTTTACTTCGATGAAGTCGCTGGCGGAAGTCTTGAGCGATGACAATCGAGCACTGCTGAAAGTGATTTCCGAGCTGCACCCGGACTCCATTTCCGCGCTGGCGGCCGCGACCGGCCGCAAGACCGGCAACCTGTCTCGCACTCTCAAAACCATGTCCCGCTATGGCCTTGTTGAAATGCGGCGAGAAAAGCGGCGTGTGCGTCCGATTGCCAGGGCGACAGAGTTTCGCATTCTTGCTGCATAG
- a CDS encoding Fic family protein: protein MSDSITSTTSTLRLFATGRFAIEAGTAWYLGDLGEFRGKQELYTRQSPQRLKALREHAIIESAVSSSRIEGVSIDPARVRAVLASPRPLFRDRDEEEVRGYRDALKLIHRQAAALPISEETIRRFHASIRGRIWDAGQYKNKDSDIIERYPDGRERVRFRTVTAAQTAGAMAALVADWERCLEERWVPPVIALAAFNLDFLCIHPFRDGNGRVSRLLWALQSYHLGYEVGRYISLERLVEQRKDRYYETLEQSSQGWHQGEHDPWSYINFVLSVMKAAYQDLVDRVGEIRAPRGEKRSLVISGIEQLTAGPPGSFAISELERACPGVSRDMIRHVLREQQEKGKIACKGRGPGAVWMKPEAANKGN, encoded by the coding sequence GTGTCCGATTCAATAACTTCCACAACTTCCACGCTCCGTTTGTTTGCCACCGGCCGTTTCGCCATTGAGGCCGGTACTGCCTGGTACCTGGGCGATCTCGGCGAGTTTCGGGGGAAGCAGGAGCTTTACACCAGGCAATCTCCTCAACGCCTGAAGGCTTTGCGTGAACACGCGATCATCGAAAGTGCCGTGTCGTCCAGCCGGATCGAGGGGGTCAGTATTGATCCGGCTCGGGTCAGGGCCGTTCTGGCTTCGCCACGCCCTTTGTTCCGCGACCGGGATGAGGAAGAGGTTCGGGGATATCGTGACGCCTTGAAACTGATTCACCGCCAGGCCGCAGCGTTGCCGATATCGGAAGAAACCATTCGGCGCTTCCATGCATCGATTCGTGGCCGGATCTGGGATGCAGGTCAATACAAGAACAAAGACAGTGATATAATCGAACGCTATCCGGACGGCCGGGAACGCGTACGGTTTCGCACTGTGACCGCCGCTCAAACCGCCGGCGCGATGGCCGCTTTGGTTGCAGACTGGGAACGATGCCTGGAGGAGCGATGGGTGCCCCCGGTTATTGCCCTGGCGGCATTCAACCTGGACTTTCTTTGTATTCACCCCTTCCGTGACGGCAACGGCCGGGTTTCCCGCCTGCTGTGGGCGCTTCAGAGTTACCATTTGGGTTATGAGGTGGGGCGGTATATCAGCCTGGAGCGCCTGGTGGAGCAGCGCAAAGACCGCTACTACGAAACGCTGGAACAAAGTTCGCAGGGTTGGCACCAGGGCGAGCATGACCCCTGGTCATACATCAACTTTGTGCTTTCGGTTATGAAAGCCGCCTACCAGGATCTGGTGGATAGGGTAGGGGAGATCAGGGCGCCACGCGGGGAAAAGCGTTCCCTGGTAATAAGCGGTATCGAGCAATTGACGGCCGGACCCCCAGGATCATTTGCCATCAGCGAACTGGAGCGGGCTTGCCCGGGAGTAAGCCGCGATATGATCCGCCATGTTCTGCGCGAACAGCAGGAGAAAGGGAAGATTGCATGTAAAGGACGCGGGCCGGGAGCTGTTTGGATGAAACCGGAAGCAGCCAATAAGGGTAATTAA
- a CDS encoding type II toxin-antitoxin system RelE family toxin codes for MYEIELSRKATKFYQKTDTTTARRLNIAFDQLAADPFHHYNIKPLSGELQGSYRLRIGGIRIIYSVDDTIKVVYIEVVGFRGDVYKK; via the coding sequence ATGTATGAGATAGAGCTTTCAAGGAAGGCGACCAAGTTCTATCAGAAAACAGACACCACAACAGCCCGCCGCCTCAACATCGCCTTTGACCAACTGGCGGCAGACCCCTTTCACCACTATAATATCAAGCCGCTCAGCGGCGAACTGCAAGGCAGCTACCGGCTGCGGATCGGCGGCATCCGGATCATCTATTCCGTCGACGACACCATCAAGGTTGTTTACATCGAGGTGGTCGGTTTCCGGGGCGACGTTTACAAAAAATAG